In Nycticebus coucang isolate mNycCou1 chromosome 5, mNycCou1.pri, whole genome shotgun sequence, the DNA window tttacctAATCATTGTTAAAATACTCAGAATTACTCTTAAAATGGCTGTCTTATGGTCTTTTGGAAGGCAAAAGTGATTCAGTTTTTGCTGCAAAGTTAAATTACTATGATTGGCTTACTAGGAATGAACGATTTAAATTTTTGATCAGTTAGAATGTTGCTGAAAAGCATTTGACAGATAAAGCTATGTGGCTGATCAGAGAAAAAAGTGGCACACCTTCATGGAGGGCACACAGGAGAAATATTGAGCAAAACAGTGAGCAAAACTCAATGCCCAGACCCTCAGCCCCAGCCTTTCACTTCAGAAATTCATCCTACAAGGCTCAGCGCCCcgagtacagtggttacagcgccagccacatgcaccgaggctgtttgaacctagccccagccagctaaacaacaatgacaactgcacaaaaaaaaaaaaaatagccaggcattgtggtgggtacctgtggtcccagctacttaggaggctgaggcaagagcattgctcaagcccaagagttggagtttgctgtgagctgcgacgatGCCGCAGCGCTcaaccaagggcgatatagttaGACTcttgactgcaaaaaaaaacaagaaagaaattcatCCTACAGATTCACTTGCACACTTGGAAGGAGGGCAACATGGAGGATAGAGGCGCCAGATACGCAAACCTGCTCCCTGCCATACGAGCACTCAGATACGCTCACCTGTTCCCTGCCGTACGAGCACTCAGATACGCTCACCTGCTCCCTGCCATACGAGCACCCACATACGCTCACCTGCTCCCTGCCATATGAGCACCCAGATACGCTCACCTGCTCCCTGCCACACGAGCACTCAGATACGCTCACCTGCTCCCTGCCGTACGAGGACCCAGATACGCTCACATGCTCCCTGCCATACGAGCACCCAGATACGCTCACCTGCTCCCTGCCATACGAGCACTCAGATATGCTCACCTGCTCCCTGCCATATGAGGACCCAGATATGCTCACCTGCTCCCTGCCATACGAGCACCCAGATACGCTCACCTGCTCCCTGCCATACGAGCACTCAGATATGCTCACCAGCTCCCTGCCGTACGAGGACCCAGATACGCTCACCTGCTCCCTGCCATACGAGCACCCAGATACGCGCACCTGCTCCCTGCCATACGAGCACTCAGATATGCTCACCTGCTCCCTGCCATAGGAGCACTCAGATTTGCTCACCTGCTCCCTGCCATACGAGGACCCAGATATGCTCACCTGCTCCCTGCTGTAGGAGCACCCAGATACGCTCACCTGCTCCCTGCCATATGAGCACCCAGATACGCTCACCTGCTCCCTGCTGTAGGAGCACCCAGATACGCTCACCTGCTCCCTGCCATATGAGCACCCAGATACGCTCACCTGCTCCCTGCCGTACGAGGACCCAGATATGCTCACCTGCTCCCTGCCACATAATGACTCTGGAAGCAGGGACTCAGAGAGAACCTCACCTGGTGGCCAGGAGGGTGCAGGCAAAGGAGACCTCAGGACCCCAACCTTTTACACTACACACCTTATGAATTCTGAGGCATGTACACATATCACCACAACCAGCCAGTGTTGGGAAATGCCACCCAAATGGAGGAGCAAATGTCGCCACACACAACTGGTTCCTTCTCATGTCCCCTCCCCACACGTCTATACCTTCCACGTCGATATTCACACACACCCCAGAACTGCAGTGCAGAATAAACGTGATGGCTGTGTACACTGTTTAAAAGGTCCTGCTTCTGAGGATACTTCAGAAGAGAAAATACTGGCAAATGAATACTGAAATTTGCCAATAACCAAAATGCcaaatttgtaaagaaaatcaGTTAAGTTTCTGTCTAATTGTTGCCCTATCACCAGATTTTCACCATGTCAGTGGGGGAGttggcttttttttccttttattaagtcatatacacatagatcatgaatacatttatgcatatgtggggacaatgtgttgattttttatacaatttggagtgcttacatcaaactaatcaacataacttttgcctcatttacttgattattgtgttaagacatttacattctatacttgatagatttgacttgtacccttgcaatatgctccataggtgtggtcccaccatataccctccctctatcaaacctcccctctcccctcccttccctctccatttctcttcttcatcccGGGCTATAGTTGTGGTCTATCTTACATAAGAAAGTacgagtaaatataaattggtttcataggaaaaaaaaaaaaaaataagtaaatttttgaTCAGTGAGATCCTTTTTAgagttttaagttttgtttttgtctcagcTTAATTTTTCACCTGTTAATTTAAGCTTGTTTAGTCATGTTATAGTGTGGAGACTGTTTTCTGATGAACTGATATTTTGACTATAGATCACTCTTCAACACCAAGTTTACAAATAGttgattaaaacaattttattttcttaagaatggTTAGTTATACTGTATATGTGATTTTCTGACAGAATGTCATATCCGTAGGTATAGCCTGGTCAccatttaaaattgatttttgaatttCAAGTTGGTGGCCtaaaccatattttaaaagatcCTGACTTTAGATCTTAACCCAGATTTGCACAGGATAGAATTAACTCTGGAGGGTATATTTTAAGTGATAAGATGggtggcttggcgcccatagctcattggttaggccacatacaccaaggtaggtgggtttgaacctgacctgggcctgctaaacaatgacaacaactgccaacaaaaaaatagccaggcattgcgggtgtctgtagttccagctacttgggaggctgaggcaagaaaatcttaagcctaagagtttgaggttgctgtgggctgtgatgccacgacactctactgaaggcaacatagtgagactctgtctcaaaaaataaataaataaataaagtgttaaGACTGGATGTtatgatttttgctttttgtggACTTGATAAATATGTATGAGCTTACTTTTTATGactttctttttgggtctttttagGCAACATGAATCAGAATCAGCGTCTTGATGCTATGGCTAAACTGAAGCAGTTTCATTGCAGAGTCCTCATTTCCACAGATCTGGTAAATTTCCTGTTCAGTTTGAGTGACTAATCCATCTTGACATATGTTCTATTATCATATGTACAGATTTCATCTATTATGTGGGTGCATCTAACAAGAATACCAGAAGACAATTATCTTTTCGGTGGTGGGGAAAatgctttcttaaaatgtctttaatattttgatctttattcttaaaattagTCAGTCATTAGGAAtgaatttccttttcctctgctCCTAAATATCCTCCTTTTCTTAATTTGGCTCTTGGTTATACTAGAAGGACATAGTGTGTATTGGTTGCCATACTGTAGTTAATGCAAACAAATAATTGCTGTCCTGTTCAATTCAAGACTTCCCGTGGGATTGATGCTGAGAAGGTGAATCTGGTTGTAAATCTGGATGTACCATTGGACTGGGAGACATATATGCATCGGATTGGCAGAGCTGGCCGTTTtggtaaaaagaaaagtttgctttttttaaataagggaGGAATCTGTTATATGTGGAATGTCATTTATGTGGAAATTGATTTACTTCTTAATATTCCTTCTGCTTTAGGTACCTTGGGACTGACAGTGACCTACTGTTGCcggggagaagaagaaaatgtattgATGAAAATTGCCCAGAAATGTAATATCAACCTTTTTCCTTTACCAGGTACATTTGTCTGTTTCATTTTGCTGTCAAAATAATAATTGTAGTTATGATgggcataaaaaataataactaacacAGACACTTGGGTTGGGTACTGTAATCagtactgtgtgtgtatatatatatttttttttttttttttgagacaaagtctcattttgtcacccttggtagagttctgcggtgtcatagctcacagcaacctcaaactcttgggcccaagcagtccttttgcctcagtttctttttacttttggtagagacagggtcttgcatttgctcaggcaattcacccacctcagcctcccagagtgccaggattacatgtgtgagccaccacgcctgaccttACTATatgtgtattaactcatttaattattaCCACAGTTCTGTAAGATATGTATGATTATTATCTGCTTTTTGTAAAACAGGACATTTAGGCATGAAGAAGTAAAGTAAAGGTGTCACAGCTAATAAGTAGCAGGGAGATCTGTAGGCTAACAACTGGTGCATGAAAAATACTGTATATTAGCTCTATGTTTTTGGTTAGTGGCTTTGTAATtcgattttattttttgatgtaagGTGGTGGGGATACCTTACCTCTTTTTAGTTGCAATGAAGGTAATTCTTGGCATACTCTTTGGaaccatgaggaagaaacagtatttttaatttgaatactATCTtgaaaaatctgatttttttttttttagattttagtcATTCATTTTTCGTGCTGGGTTTTAAGCATTATCTTGGAAACAGTGTTTACAACTATTTatgatctctttaaaaaaaaaaaaacctaaaatgctTTTGGGTTGGAAATAGGTTTGTTTGATGTGCATGTTACATCAAAAATATACACTGCAAGTagtgtatgtatgcatatgtagCTGCATACACGTAAATGTATTCATGTGTAATATATACGTGACCTGGTAGAATGTGGGATGTGTGGTTATTGAATAAATGTAACTGAGTATTTTGttgatattatatttaatttctttagttaTTTTGCAAAGCTAGGTAAAGCTTTGGGTCTGGGACTATTGTGGATTCTAGTAGTTGTGACTTAGTAATAATAACTTATTTCACGATCTTTTACAGATCTCTTTAATTGCCCTAAGCTTAATGTCTTAATTTGcaaaatgttttagaatagatGGTCTTAAGGTATTGTATCAGTTCTAAAACTGTCAGTTCTTTCTACGTGTAAGTCTATTGGTGGTctgatatggaaaaaaataaattgaaaattggTAATAGACTTCTTATAGGATTCAGTATTGTAACAtctagtgataaaaataaaatttgtttttggataatggaaaattatatatttggatcttttttatttatttactcattttttgagacagagtcttactctattgccctcggttgagtgctgtgctatcacagctcacagcaacctccagctcttgggcttaggtgattctcttgcctcagcctcccaagtagctaggactacagacacccgccacaacgcccagctgttttctttttgttgcagtttggctggggccgagttcgaacccaccactctcgagttatggggccagcgccctactcactaaagccacaggtgctgccctttggATCTTTATGTAATGTTAACAGAGCCCAAAAATGAAGAGAAGATGGTATTCATGCTGTTGATCTACTATATATTGGGCTGCGAACTTGTGTGGCAACAGACTGTTTAGATGAGTTGCGTAGGGCAGAGATGGGGAAATTGGCCTGCGTGATAGGCCTAGGCCAACAGAACATACCATGTGAATAGGAATCAATTTTAATCATCAAGTTCAGTAAAGGATCAAGAGCATCCACTGAAGAATACAGACCTTAGAGATTTTGTGGGTTCAGACACATGGAACATACAGAAGCAACAGACAGGCAAGATCTTTGGAAAGAAGGGACTCAGACTGTCTTGTCTGCCTAAGACAAAAATTGATCACCTTTGAAAAAGTCTGAGTGTATAGAGCCTATACAAATTGTCACAATTGGATGGAGTAGGAAATTTCTGAagccagaaatttttttaaaaattagaaatatcgggttggcacctgtagctcaagcggctaaggtgccagccacatacaccagagctggtgggttcgaatctagtccgggcctgccaaacaacaatgatacctacaaccaaaaagtagctgggcattgtgatgggcacctgtagtcccagctacttgggaaactgaggcaagagaatcgcttaagccaggacttggaggttgccgtgagctgtgatgccttggcactctacccagggcgacagcttgaggctctgtctcaaaaaaaaaaaaagaaaaattaattaaaaacatttagaaatgtcATTGGTACTACAGGGCTTTTCAGTTATCTTCCCAAGGGCAGTGATCTCCTCTGTTGGAGTATTATAATGACAGATTTAGTTGGATGTACAGAGTTACAGGTATATTTCCTAGCTGATAAGCTTTGGGGAGCCACAGTGAATTTTCTGATATCTTGTTTTGCTGTCAGCAGTAGTAAGATAACGGGGAGGGgttgggaagagaaaggagagaaaagacgGGAGAATTGGTGCAGATTTGTAAGTTACTTCTAGAATGAGCTGTTGTTTACATAGGGATAAGGAGAGATAGTGCTTGTGAGTATGAGATGGATCTCGTACATTTCTCAGACATACTTTTTTATTCAAGGATTGCTTAGgtcttttaaaatagtaatgtAACTCTTAGtatattatttgcatattttgattcttAAACTTATTTGATCATGGAAAACTTtatgaattattcagaaaatgcTGGTCTAGAATAGCTTGAAAATTTTAATACTGTCTTCTTTTTTGTGTAGATCCCATTCCTCCCGGTCTGATGGAAGAATGTTTGGATTGGGATGTGGAGGTTAAAGCGGCTGTGCATACCTATGGTTTAGCAAATGTACCTACCCAACCCCtaaaaaagcaaattcaaaaaatGGAGAGAACCTTTCAAACTCAgaaagctcacagtaaccactTGGCTTCTAGAAATACTTCTGTATGTGCACAGTCAGTCAAATCAAAAAATACCAAACAAAAGCTTCCTGTGAAAAGCCACTCAGAGTGTGGAGTCATAGAAAAAGCACTGTCTCCAAAACAACTACAGTCGGAAGAGCAGTTGAAGAGTTCTGTTCAGGCCCCTGTTGAGAACTCTACCAACAGTCAGCACCAGGTCACAGATGCTTTACCCCCGGTGTCACTCCCCAAAATTCCTTGTCTGTCTTCCTTTAAAAACCATCAGCCATACACTTTGACATTTGCAGAATTGGTAGAGGATTATGAACACTATATTAAAGAGGGATTAGAGAAACCTGTGGAAATCATTAGGCACTATACAGGTCCTGGGGATCAGACTGTGAATCCTCAAAATGGTTTTGTGAAAAATAGAGTTCCCGAAGAGAAAGTCCAGATATTGGCAAGTAGTAGCCAATCTGGAGACTCTGAGAGTGACAGTGATTCTTACAGCTCGAGGACTTCATCCCAGAGCAAAGGAAATAAGTCATACTTGGAAGGCTCTTCAGATCCTCAGCTGAAAGATTCTGAGTCTGCTCCTGTGAATGGTCATGTCTCTTTGGAACAACCTCTGAATGGAAATGACACCCCCAGTCTAGAGGAATATCAGGAATCCCCTGAAGTTCAGACAAAGGCAAGGCATAAAGAGGGGGTTAACCAGAGAGCTAAGCAGAGCCGGAGAAACCTACCCAGGCGGTCTTCCTATCGATTGCAGACAGAACCCCTGGAAGATGGTTGGTATGACTGTTATAGGGAAACACATCCAAGTTTTTCTGATACCTATCAGAATTATGAGGAGTACTGGAGAGCTTACTATAGGGCATGGCAAGAATATTATGCTGCTGCATCTCAGTCTTATTATTGGAATGCTCAGAGACATCCGAGTTGGATGGTGGCCTATCACATGAAT includes these proteins:
- the DDX20 gene encoding probable ATP-dependent RNA helicase DDX20 encodes the protein MAAPFEGPVALAAPESGMQAEHVAAQVSAPEPPPGPVRSLRMAHDVGGPRTRTGDVLLAEPADFESLLLSRPVLEGLRAAGFERPSPVQLKAIPLGRCGLDLIVQAKSGTGKTCVFSTIALDSLVLENLSTQILILAPTREIAVQIHSVITSIGIKMEGLECHVFIGGTPLSQDKTRLKKCHIAVGSPGRIKQLIELDYLNPGSIRLFILDEADKLLEEGSFQEQINWIYSSLPASKQMLAVSATYPEFLANALTKYMRDPTFVRLNSSDPSLIGLKQYYRIVNSYPLAHKIFEEKAQHLQELFSRIPFNQALVFSNLHSRAQHLADILSSKGFPAECISGNMNQNQRLDAMAKLKQFHCRVLISTDLTSRGIDAEKVNLVVNLDVPLDWETYMHRIGRAGRFGTLGLTVTYCCRGEEENVLMKIAQKCNINLFPLPDPIPPGLMEECLDWDVEVKAAVHTYGLANVPTQPLKKQIQKMERTFQTQKAHSNHLASRNTSVCAQSVKSKNTKQKLPVKSHSECGVIEKALSPKQLQSEEQLKSSVQAPVENSTNSQHQVTDALPPVSLPKIPCLSSFKNHQPYTLTFAELVEDYEHYIKEGLEKPVEIIRHYTGPGDQTVNPQNGFVKNRVPEEKVQILASSSQSGDSESDSDSYSSRTSSQSKGNKSYLEGSSDPQLKDSESAPVNGHVSLEQPLNGNDTPSLEEYQESPEVQTKARHKEGVNQRAKQSRRNLPRRSSYRLQTEPLEDGWYDCYRETHPSFSDTYQNYEEYWRAYYRAWQEYYAAASQSYYWNAQRHPSWMVAYHMNTIYLQEMMRGNQ